Proteins co-encoded in one Microbacterium hydrocarbonoxydans genomic window:
- a CDS encoding HIT domain-containing protein, giving the protein MSEPSIFTRILNGDIPGEILLDTGRVFAIRDIDPQAPLHALVIPKTEDYRDVTELAAGDPGLLAEMVAAAKRLADDHANGEFRLIFNNGASAAQSVFHVHAHVLGDIEENKLVGF; this is encoded by the coding sequence ATGTCCGAGCCCTCGATCTTCACGCGAATCCTGAACGGCGACATCCCGGGCGAGATCCTGCTGGACACCGGTCGGGTCTTCGCGATCCGTGACATCGACCCGCAGGCGCCTCTGCATGCGCTGGTCATCCCCAAGACCGAGGACTATCGCGACGTGACCGAGTTGGCCGCAGGCGACCCCGGTCTGCTCGCCGAGATGGTGGCGGCGGCCAAGCGGCTCGCCGACGACCACGCGAACGGCGAGTTCCGCCTCATCTTCAACAACGGCGCGAGTGCCGCACAGTCCGTCTTCCACGTGCACGCCCATGTGCTCGGCGATATCGAGGAGAACAAGCTCGTTGGCTTCTGA
- the lepA gene encoding translation elongation factor 4, giving the protein MSPRALTPLQPAATPATKIRNFCIIAHIDHGKSTLADRMLQITGVVSDRDMRAQYLDRMDIERERGITIKSQAVRMPWELEGETFALNMIDTPGHVDFTYEVSRSLAACEGAILLVDAAQGIEAQTLANLYLALENDLHIIPVLNKIDLPAADPDKYAKELASLIGGKPEDVLRVSGKTGVGVEELLDRLVKEIPAPVGDTDAPARAMIFDSVYDAYRGVVTYVRMIDGSLSPRERIQMMSTGATHEALEVGVSSPEPVPTKGLGVGEVGYLITGVKDVRLSKVGDTVTTARKPSTQALPGYTDPKPMVFSGIYPIDGSDYADLREALDKLKLSDASLQYEPETSVALGFGFRCGFLGLLHLEIITERLEREFGLDLITTAPSVIYEVLTSDTGETVTVTNPSEYPDGRIGSVSEPMVKTAILLPKDYVGTVMELCQSRRGSLLGMEYFSEERVELRYMMPLGEIVFDFFDQLKSKTQGYASLDYEPAGQQEADLVKVDILLQGDKVDAFSSIVHRDKAYAYGTLMTERLRKLIPRQNFEVPIQAAIGARIIARETIRALRKDVLAKCYGGDISRKRKLLEKQKEGKKRMKMVGRVEVPQEAFIAALSGDVEGKDKK; this is encoded by the coding sequence ATGTCACCACGCGCCCTCACTCCGCTTCAGCCTGCCGCGACGCCTGCGACGAAGATCCGCAATTTCTGCATCATCGCGCACATCGATCACGGCAAGTCGACCCTCGCCGACCGCATGCTCCAGATCACCGGCGTGGTCTCGGATCGCGACATGCGCGCCCAGTATCTGGACCGCATGGACATCGAGCGGGAGCGCGGCATCACGATCAAGAGCCAGGCCGTGCGCATGCCCTGGGAACTCGAGGGCGAGACGTTCGCGCTCAACATGATCGACACCCCCGGTCACGTCGACTTCACGTACGAGGTCTCGCGGTCGCTCGCCGCCTGTGAGGGAGCGATCCTCCTGGTCGACGCCGCACAGGGGATCGAAGCGCAGACACTCGCGAACCTCTACCTGGCACTCGAGAACGATCTGCACATCATCCCGGTGCTGAACAAGATCGACCTGCCGGCCGCAGATCCCGACAAGTACGCCAAGGAACTGGCATCTCTCATCGGAGGCAAGCCGGAAGACGTGCTACGCGTCTCCGGCAAGACCGGTGTGGGTGTCGAGGAGCTCCTCGACCGACTGGTCAAGGAGATCCCGGCACCTGTCGGCGACACCGATGCGCCCGCGCGAGCCATGATCTTCGACTCCGTCTACGACGCCTACCGCGGTGTCGTCACCTACGTCCGCATGATCGACGGCAGCCTGTCGCCCCGCGAGCGCATCCAGATGATGTCCACGGGCGCTACCCACGAGGCGCTCGAGGTCGGCGTGTCGAGTCCGGAGCCCGTGCCCACCAAGGGACTCGGCGTCGGTGAGGTCGGCTACCTCATCACCGGCGTGAAGGACGTGCGGCTCTCCAAGGTCGGCGACACGGTCACGACGGCGCGCAAGCCCTCGACTCAGGCGCTTCCGGGGTACACGGATCCGAAGCCCATGGTCTTCTCGGGCATCTACCCGATCGACGGCAGCGACTACGCCGACCTTCGCGAGGCGCTCGACAAGCTCAAGCTCTCCGACGCCTCTCTGCAGTACGAGCCCGAGACGTCGGTCGCCCTCGGATTCGGCTTCCGCTGCGGCTTCCTCGGCCTTCTGCACCTCGAGATCATCACAGAACGCCTCGAACGCGAGTTCGGTCTCGATCTGATCACGACCGCTCCCAGCGTCATCTACGAAGTGCTCACGAGCGACACCGGCGAGACCGTGACGGTGACCAACCCGAGCGAGTACCCCGACGGACGCATCGGATCGGTCTCGGAGCCGATGGTGAAGACCGCGATCCTGCTTCCCAAGGACTACGTCGGCACGGTCATGGAGCTGTGTCAGTCGCGTCGAGGCTCTCTGCTCGGGATGGAGTACTTCTCCGAGGAGCGCGTCGAGCTCCGCTACATGATGCCGCTCGGTGAGATCGTCTTCGACTTCTTCGATCAGCTCAAGTCCAAGACGCAGGGCTACGCATCGCTCGACTACGAGCCCGCCGGACAGCAGGAAGCGGACCTCGTGAAGGTCGACATCCTGCTGCAGGGTGACAAAGTCGACGCGTTCAGCTCGATCGTGCACCGCGACAAGGCCTACGCCTACGGCACGCTGATGACGGAGCGACTACGCAAGCTGATCCCTCGCCAGAACTTCGAGGTGCCGATCCAGGCCGCCATCGGCGCCAGGATCATCGCTCGCGAGACCATCCGTGCGCTGCGCAAGGACGTGCTCGCCAAGTGCTACGGCGGAGACATCAGCCGCAAGCGCAAGCTCCTCGAGAAGCAGAAGGAGGGCAAGAAGCGCATGAAGATGGTCGGCCGGGTCGAGGTCCCTCAGGAAGCGTTCATCGCCGCGCTCTCCGGTGACGTCGAGGGCAAGGACAAGAAGTAG
- the hemW gene encoding radical SAM family heme chaperone HemW — MAGPLPLGDPAPADGRLPSDLPIDLGVPFSAYLHIPFCRVRCGYCDFNTYTSGELRGAKQEDYASTLLTELDLAKRVLADAGALRPMDTVFFGGGTPTLLPAGDLARMLGAATDAFGLTDGAEVTVEANPDTVTPEVAGILADAGVTRLSIGMQSAVPHVLAALDRTHRPENVVTAVAAAKDAGLAVSVDLIYGAPGESLGDWEASLDAALALESDHISAYALIIEDGTKLARQIRRGEVPTPDDDLQADMYELADARFAAAGFDWYEISNWSRTVEQRSRHNLAYWRGSDWWGFGPGAHSHVAGLRWWNVKHPAAYAQRLAAGESPAAGTERPDEQSRTLERILLLSRIREGIAVSDLQADKRARVAGLIADGLVDPVAAVRGRVQLTLRGRLLADAVVRELTD, encoded by the coding sequence ATGGCCGGACCTCTGCCTCTCGGCGATCCGGCCCCGGCCGATGGCCGCCTTCCCTCGGATCTGCCGATCGATCTCGGAGTGCCGTTCTCGGCATACCTGCACATACCCTTCTGCCGCGTGCGATGCGGTTACTGCGACTTCAACACGTACACGTCCGGAGAGCTTCGTGGCGCGAAGCAGGAGGACTACGCCTCGACGCTGCTCACCGAGCTCGACCTGGCCAAGCGCGTTCTCGCGGATGCGGGCGCGCTGCGCCCGATGGACACCGTGTTCTTCGGCGGAGGCACGCCGACTCTCCTGCCCGCGGGAGATCTCGCCCGGATGCTCGGTGCGGCGACCGATGCGTTCGGTCTGACGGACGGCGCCGAGGTCACGGTCGAGGCGAACCCCGACACCGTGACGCCGGAGGTGGCCGGGATCCTCGCCGATGCGGGCGTCACGCGTCTGTCGATCGGCATGCAGTCCGCGGTGCCGCACGTGCTCGCCGCTCTCGATCGCACGCATCGCCCGGAGAACGTGGTGACGGCTGTCGCGGCGGCCAAGGACGCAGGCCTCGCCGTGAGCGTGGACCTCATCTACGGCGCCCCCGGTGAGTCGCTCGGTGATTGGGAGGCGTCGCTCGACGCGGCGCTCGCACTCGAGTCGGACCACATCTCGGCCTACGCGCTGATCATCGAGGACGGCACGAAGCTCGCACGGCAGATCCGCCGAGGCGAGGTGCCGACGCCGGACGACGACCTGCAGGCCGACATGTACGAGCTCGCCGATGCACGTTTCGCAGCGGCTGGCTTCGACTGGTACGAGATCAGCAACTGGTCGCGCACTGTGGAACAGCGCTCGCGGCACAACCTCGCGTACTGGCGGGGGAGTGACTGGTGGGGCTTCGGCCCCGGCGCGCATAGCCACGTCGCAGGGCTCCGGTGGTGGAACGTCAAGCACCCGGCTGCGTATGCGCAGCGCCTCGCCGCCGGGGAGTCGCCTGCGGCGGGAACGGAGCGTCCCGACGAGCAGTCGCGGACGCTCGAGCGCATCCTGCTGCTCAGTCGCATCCGAGAGGGCATCGCGGTGTCTGACCTTCAGGCCGACAAGCGCGCCCGCGTCGCCGGCCTCATCGCCGACGGCCTCGTCGATCCGGTGGCGGCGGTGCGCGGTCGGGTGCAGCTCACTCTGCGGGGGCGTCTGCTCGCCGATGCGGTGGTGCGCGAGCTCACCGACTGA
- a CDS encoding ABC transporter substrate-binding protein yields MRLRRVSAAIASVAAVGIVLAACAPPEGEVEGDSSSSTSVSASVGPNDFISYNGFTPETYSTYNSAITDRIKASFFYFDAKGAVQPYEELGTAEVLSDEPLTIEFTIADDAVWSDGEPITVADAVLAWGIQNVNIADAEGAPLFNSVSQDLGDTIPAGPEGDFDGKTFTVQYANPDPDWKIQTYLLDPAHVVAEQAGMSVEELTEAILAKDATALADAAEFWNTGWMTEPGTVPEESLIPSSGPYKIDSWQAGESVTLVANDEFYGPKPETDQLVIRFVAQDAMVQALDNGDLDVISPQPTVDTLSQLEDLGDKATIYDGDTLTWEHLDFNFMPGAVFSDNLELRKAFAMCVPRQQIVDNLIKPINPNAEVMNAREVFPFQDTYQEVLDASYDGAYDEVDIEGAKAIVEEQVATGTEIRIGYSAPNPRRTEEVAIIKSSCDKAGFNIVDAGNEDFFAPGGTQERGDYEVALFAWAGSGQITSGQNIYATGKPQNYGQYSNPEVDAAWTTLATSMDPNVHLEQTKVIEKLLWDDLFGIPVFAHPSLDASSSDLEGLEHNVTQQGIIWNAEAWQRAE; encoded by the coding sequence ATGCGTCTTAGGCGTGTCTCCGCGGCCATCGCATCCGTTGCCGCCGTCGGAATAGTCCTCGCAGCCTGTGCACCCCCGGAGGGCGAGGTGGAGGGTGACAGCAGCTCGTCCACATCGGTGTCCGCGTCGGTCGGCCCCAACGACTTCATCAGCTACAACGGCTTCACGCCCGAGACCTACAGCACGTACAACAGCGCGATCACCGACCGCATCAAGGCGAGCTTCTTCTACTTCGACGCGAAGGGTGCCGTCCAGCCGTATGAGGAGCTCGGCACCGCCGAGGTGCTCTCCGACGAGCCGCTGACGATCGAGTTCACGATCGCGGATGACGCGGTGTGGTCCGACGGCGAGCCGATCACGGTCGCCGACGCGGTGCTCGCGTGGGGCATCCAGAACGTCAACATCGCCGATGCAGAGGGCGCTCCGCTCTTCAACTCGGTCTCGCAGGACCTCGGCGACACGATCCCCGCCGGCCCCGAAGGCGACTTCGACGGCAAGACGTTCACCGTGCAGTACGCCAACCCCGACCCCGACTGGAAGATCCAGACGTACCTCCTCGACCCCGCGCATGTCGTGGCGGAGCAGGCGGGCATGAGCGTCGAGGAGCTCACCGAGGCGATCCTGGCGAAGGACGCGACTGCGCTCGCCGACGCCGCCGAGTTCTGGAACACCGGCTGGATGACCGAGCCGGGAACCGTGCCCGAGGAATCCCTCATTCCGTCGTCCGGTCCCTACAAGATCGACTCGTGGCAGGCCGGAGAGTCGGTCACCCTGGTCGCGAACGACGAGTTCTACGGCCCGAAGCCCGAGACCGACCAGCTCGTGATCCGCTTCGTCGCTCAGGACGCGATGGTCCAGGCGCTCGACAACGGCGACCTCGATGTCATCTCTCCCCAGCCGACCGTCGACACGCTGAGCCAGCTCGAGGACCTCGGCGACAAGGCGACGATCTACGACGGCGACACGCTGACGTGGGAGCACCTGGACTTCAACTTCATGCCCGGTGCCGTCTTCTCCGACAACCTCGAACTCCGCAAGGCGTTCGCCATGTGCGTGCCGCGCCAGCAGATCGTCGACAACCTCATCAAGCCGATCAACCCGAACGCCGAGGTCATGAACGCCCGTGAGGTGTTCCCGTTCCAGGACACCTACCAAGAGGTCCTCGACGCGTCGTACGACGGCGCCTATGACGAGGTCGACATCGAGGGTGCGAAGGCGATCGTCGAGGAGCAGGTCGCGACCGGCACCGAGATCCGCATCGGCTACTCGGCACCCAACCCGCGCCGCACCGAAGAGGTCGCGATCATCAAGTCGTCCTGCGACAAGGCCGGCTTCAACATCGTCGACGCCGGCAATGAGGACTTCTTCGCACCGGGCGGAACCCAGGAGCGCGGCGACTACGAAGTCGCGCTGTTCGCCTGGGCAGGATCCGGCCAGATCACCTCGGGCCAGAACATCTACGCGACGGGCAAGCCCCAGAACTACGGCCAGTACTCGAACCCCGAGGTCGACGCCGCATGGACCACGCTCGCCACGAGCATGGACCCGAATGTGCACCTCGAGCAGACCAAGGTGATCGAGAAGCTGCTCTGGGATGACCTCTTCGGCATCCCGGTGTTCGCACACCCGAGCCTCGATGCCTCGTCGTCGGACCTCGAGGGCCTCGAGCACAACGTGACCCAGCAGGGCATCATCTGGAACGCGGAGGCATGGCAGCGGGCTGAATAA
- the hrcA gene encoding heat-inducible transcriptional repressor HrcA, whose amino-acid sequence MVSERGLQVLRAIVQDYVETHEPVGSRSIVDRYSFGVSAATIRNDMALLEDEELIAAPHTSSGRVPTDKGYRVFVDHLAQLRPLSGAQRTAIESFLTDPADLDDLMVRTVRVLTQLTGQVALAQYPSFARANLTHIELVALAPTRLLIVLVTDAGGVSQRMAPLPAVVDETDMAVLRARLSALITGRAVSDAADRLQSLLSDDEHAGDHVLRALATIIIDELGQFRQERLVMAGAATLARREQDFRGSIHPLLEAIEEQVTLLRLMSEMETDSHGLAASIGTENASFGLGEASIVASNYAAPSGTARVGVMGPTRMDYPSNLAAARAVARYLSRMLDEDEAAR is encoded by the coding sequence ATGGTCAGCGAAAGAGGCCTTCAGGTCCTCCGCGCGATCGTGCAGGACTACGTCGAGACGCATGAGCCGGTCGGCAGCCGATCGATCGTCGACCGCTACTCCTTCGGCGTGTCGGCAGCGACGATCCGCAACGACATGGCGCTGCTCGAGGACGAAGAGCTGATCGCGGCGCCTCACACCTCATCCGGCCGTGTGCCCACAGACAAGGGCTATCGTGTCTTCGTCGACCACCTCGCCCAGTTGCGGCCGCTGTCGGGTGCGCAGCGAACGGCGATCGAGTCGTTCCTCACCGACCCCGCCGACCTCGACGACCTGATGGTGCGCACCGTGCGGGTACTCACCCAGCTCACCGGCCAGGTGGCTCTGGCTCAGTATCCGTCGTTCGCTCGGGCGAACCTCACCCATATCGAGCTCGTCGCTCTGGCACCGACCCGTCTGCTGATCGTCCTCGTCACCGACGCGGGCGGAGTGTCGCAGCGCATGGCTCCGTTGCCTGCCGTGGTCGACGAGACCGACATGGCGGTGCTCCGCGCGAGACTGTCGGCGTTGATCACGGGGCGCGCGGTGAGCGACGCCGCTGATCGGCTGCAATCGCTTCTCTCCGACGACGAGCATGCGGGCGACCACGTTCTCCGTGCTCTGGCGACCATCATCATCGACGAGCTCGGCCAGTTCCGGCAGGAGCGTCTCGTGATGGCCGGTGCAGCCACGCTCGCGCGTCGCGAGCAGGACTTCCGCGGCAGCATCCATCCTCTGCTCGAGGCGATCGAGGAGCAGGTGACGCTGTTGCGGCTGATGAGCGAGATGGAGACCGATTCCCACGGGCTCGCCGCGAGCATCGGCACGGAGAACGCATCCTTCGGGCTCGGCGAGGCATCGATCGTCGCGAGCAACTACGCCGCCCCGAGCGGCACTGCTCGAGTCGGAGTGATGGGGCCGACCCGCATGGACTATCCGAGCAACCTCGCGGCGGCGCGGGCCGTGGCCCGCTACCTGTCGCGGATGCTCGACGAAGACGAGGCCGCTCGCTGA
- a CDS encoding DUF1990 family protein — MRRGTFRDDTVDYAAVGATHAPDLMQYPPERSIPAESSWRIGSGEERFQTAGESLLTWTAQRASGLSVEDVRPAPGPAYAGVSFDAEGTPIAPSKNDVEQRFDAEGTPFAGPGMTLRLHGRVAGMRADAELRVISVTEEKRRIGFVLGTVGGSVVRGEESFDIDWREDNDEVWFTVRAFDAPNSLLYRTIPALVKRRRRELFARYLRAISPLYATPV, encoded by the coding sequence ATGCGGCGCGGGACTTTCCGAGACGACACGGTGGACTATGCGGCCGTGGGTGCGACCCACGCCCCCGACCTGATGCAGTACCCGCCGGAGCGCAGCATCCCTGCGGAGAGCTCCTGGCGTATCGGCAGCGGCGAGGAGCGATTCCAGACCGCGGGCGAATCGCTCCTGACCTGGACGGCGCAGCGCGCCTCGGGGCTGAGCGTCGAAGACGTGCGTCCTGCGCCCGGACCCGCCTACGCCGGTGTGAGCTTCGACGCGGAGGGCACCCCGATCGCGCCGAGCAAGAACGATGTCGAGCAGCGATTCGACGCCGAGGGAACGCCGTTCGCCGGCCCCGGCATGACTCTGCGGCTGCACGGCCGGGTCGCGGGGATGCGCGCGGATGCCGAGCTGCGCGTGATCTCGGTCACGGAGGAGAAGCGCCGGATCGGATTCGTGCTCGGCACCGTCGGCGGCTCGGTCGTGCGCGGCGAGGAGTCGTTCGACATCGACTGGCGTGAAGACAACGACGAGGTCTGGTTCACGGTGCGAGCGTTCGACGCGCCGAACTCGCTGCTCTATCGAACGATCCCCGCTCTCGTGAAGCGCCGCCGCCGCGAGCTGTTCGCGCGCTACCTGCGGGCGATCTCGCCGCTCTACGCGACGCCCGTCTGA
- the dnaJ gene encoding molecular chaperone DnaJ has protein sequence MADHYEVLGVSRDASTDEIKKAYRRLARQLHPDVNPGEDAAEQFKLVTHAYDVLSDDDSRRRYDMGGGDGAAGNFGGFGGFGDIFETFFGAAQGGGRGARPRSRRERGQDALVRVTLDLGDVVFGAHRDIEVDTAVLCETCNGSCCQEGTSPVTCDICGGSGHVQRQVRSLLGNVVTSQPCGTCEGYGTTIPYPCGTCGGQGRVRSRRTVSLDIPAGVETGLRLQLPGSGEVGKAGGPNGDLYVEVTVNPHPAFSRDGDDLLATLEVAMTDAILGTETTIQGLDGEVDLEIRPGVQSGDVLTIKGRGITPLRGNQRGDLRVGVQVLTPTKIDSAQRRLIEDFAKKTKAPAPALAQFQQGLFSKFRDRFRSH, from the coding sequence GTGGCGGATCACTACGAGGTACTCGGCGTCTCGCGCGACGCTTCCACCGACGAGATCAAGAAGGCGTATCGGCGTCTCGCGCGTCAGCTCCACCCGGATGTGAATCCGGGTGAGGACGCTGCCGAGCAGTTCAAGCTCGTGACACACGCCTACGACGTGCTCAGCGACGACGACTCGCGGCGTCGCTACGACATGGGCGGGGGTGACGGAGCCGCAGGCAACTTCGGCGGTTTCGGCGGCTTCGGAGACATCTTCGAGACGTTCTTCGGAGCGGCACAGGGCGGAGGACGAGGAGCGCGACCGCGGTCGCGCCGAGAGCGCGGACAGGACGCGCTCGTGCGCGTCACCCTCGATCTCGGCGATGTCGTGTTCGGTGCGCACCGTGACATCGAGGTCGACACGGCCGTGCTCTGCGAGACGTGCAACGGGTCGTGCTGCCAGGAGGGCACATCGCCTGTCACCTGCGACATCTGCGGCGGCTCGGGCCACGTCCAGCGCCAGGTGCGCAGTCTGCTCGGCAACGTCGTGACGTCTCAGCCCTGTGGCACCTGCGAGGGGTACGGCACGACGATCCCGTATCCGTGCGGAACATGCGGCGGACAGGGGCGCGTCCGTTCGCGCCGCACGGTGTCGCTCGACATCCCGGCCGGTGTCGAGACCGGTCTGCGCCTGCAGCTGCCGGGGTCGGGCGAGGTCGGCAAGGCGGGGGGCCCGAACGGCGACCTGTACGTCGAGGTCACCGTGAACCCGCATCCGGCATTCAGCCGCGACGGCGATGACTTGCTGGCCACCCTCGAGGTGGCGATGACCGACGCGATCCTCGGCACTGAGACGACGATCCAGGGACTCGACGGTGAGGTCGACCTCGAGATCCGCCCGGGTGTGCAATCCGGCGACGTGCTCACGATCAAGGGCAGAGGGATCACCCCGCTGCGCGGAAACCAGCGCGGCGACCTCCGCGTCGGCGTGCAGGTGCTGACCCCGACCAAGATCGATTCGGCGCAGCGCCGGCTCATCGAGGACTTCGCGAAGAAGACCAAGGCGCCCGCGCCTGCGCTGGCGCAGTTCCAGCAGGGGCTCTTCTCGAAGTTCCGCGATCGCTTCCGCTCGCACTGA
- a CDS encoding 16S rRNA (uracil(1498)-N(3))-methyltransferase yields the protein MALHFLVESASDAVVGDTVTLTGAEAKHAAVVRRLRVGESVTVGDGTGVWLSGVAEEVSPTRVDVRVAHRTVEPAPTPRIVLVQALAKGDRDELAVQAACELGVDEVVPWQASRSVSRWDGAKALKGRERWASIVREAAKQAHRSWVPQIAEAVTTKELAARASRQRVLVLDPTAPSRLSQLKPDGRDIVLVVGPEGGISDDELSRLVEAGAERVLLGDTVLRTSTAGPAAIAVLSVALGRW from the coding sequence ATGGCATTGCACTTCCTGGTCGAGTCCGCCTCGGATGCCGTCGTCGGCGACACGGTCACGCTGACAGGGGCCGAGGCCAAGCATGCGGCGGTCGTGCGACGACTGCGCGTGGGCGAATCGGTGACGGTGGGAGACGGAACCGGCGTGTGGCTCAGCGGCGTGGCCGAGGAGGTGTCGCCGACTCGTGTCGATGTGCGCGTCGCGCATCGCACGGTCGAACCGGCGCCCACTCCGCGGATCGTGCTGGTGCAGGCACTCGCGAAGGGTGACCGTGACGAGCTCGCCGTGCAGGCCGCCTGCGAGCTCGGTGTCGACGAGGTGGTTCCCTGGCAGGCGAGTCGCAGCGTGTCGCGCTGGGACGGCGCCAAGGCGCTCAAGGGGCGCGAGCGCTGGGCGAGCATCGTTCGAGAGGCGGCCAAACAGGCTCATCGGTCATGGGTTCCGCAGATAGCGGAGGCTGTGACGACGAAGGAGCTCGCGGCGCGGGCATCCCGGCAGCGTGTGCTCGTGCTCGATCCGACCGCTCCGTCGAGACTCTCGCAGCTGAAGCCCGACGGACGCGACATCGTGCTGGTGGTCGGCCCCGAAGGCGGCATCTCCGACGACGAGCTGTCGCGGCTGGTCGAGGCGGGTGCAGAGCGCGTGCTGCTCGGTGACACGGTGCTGCGCACATCGACGGCGGGCCCGGCGGCGATCGCCGTGCTGTCGGTGGCTCTCGGACGATGGTGA
- a CDS encoding carboxylesterase family protein: MSVAPQVTVSTGIVHGETSDRVHRYLGIPYAAPPFGANRFRAPRPAAPWKGVRDATAFGPTAPQHPYPGAIGELLGSVEIPGDEILTVNVWAPAKTDTAPVVLWIHGGALERGAAALPLYDGAAFARAGIVFASINYRLGSEGFSVLHGAPRNLGLQDAAAALAWVHREISAFGGDPAQITVMGESAGGAIVAALLANASSRALIARAIIQSGPLDAQSAKKAGRVTAQMAKLLGVVADRQGFAAVSPQRLLHARRRQAAGSSPLGGAPGFQLAVDAASLPRSPHEVIADTDVPLLIGSNTDEYRLWFPPAALSAISEAKLLLARLALRIPRKAVTAYRAAFPGAPTGEIFGQLATDLMLRAPLTRVARARTAPTFVYEFAWPSPVRELRAAHALELGFVFDRLGEAETQRLAGNDAPQALADEMHEAWISFIRSGDPGWPAYGPERTTRLFDAETSTVAQRRTDALDLLG, translated from the coding sequence ATGAGTGTCGCGCCGCAGGTCACCGTGTCCACCGGAATCGTGCACGGCGAGACGTCTGACCGCGTCCATCGCTACCTCGGCATCCCCTACGCCGCCCCTCCGTTCGGCGCGAACCGCTTCCGCGCCCCGCGGCCGGCAGCTCCGTGGAAGGGCGTCCGCGATGCCACGGCGTTCGGGCCGACAGCCCCTCAGCATCCCTATCCCGGCGCGATCGGCGAACTGCTCGGCTCCGTCGAGATCCCGGGCGACGAGATCCTCACCGTGAACGTCTGGGCTCCGGCGAAGACGGACACCGCGCCGGTCGTCCTCTGGATCCACGGCGGCGCGCTCGAGCGGGGCGCGGCAGCTCTCCCCCTGTACGACGGTGCAGCCTTCGCCCGCGCGGGCATCGTCTTCGCATCGATCAACTACCGCCTGGGAAGCGAAGGCTTCTCTGTGCTGCACGGCGCGCCCCGAAACCTCGGACTGCAGGATGCGGCAGCGGCCCTCGCCTGGGTGCACCGTGAGATCAGCGCATTCGGGGGCGATCCCGCGCAGATCACCGTCATGGGCGAGTCAGCGGGCGGCGCGATCGTCGCGGCCCTGCTCGCGAACGCATCGTCACGTGCTCTCATCGCTCGCGCGATCATCCAGTCGGGTCCGCTCGACGCTCAGAGCGCCAAGAAGGCCGGGCGTGTCACGGCGCAGATGGCGAAGCTGCTCGGAGTCGTGGCCGACCGGCAGGGATTCGCCGCGGTATCGCCGCAGCGCCTGCTGCATGCCAGGCGTCGGCAGGCGGCCGGGTCGTCTCCGCTCGGCGGTGCTCCGGGGTTCCAGCTCGCCGTGGATGCCGCATCGCTTCCCCGTTCGCCGCACGAGGTCATCGCCGACACAGACGTCCCTCTGCTCATCGGGAGCAACACCGACGAGTACCGACTGTGGTTCCCACCGGCGGCGCTGTCTGCGATCAGCGAGGCCAAGCTTCTGCTCGCTCGTCTGGCTCTCCGCATCCCCCGAAAGGCCGTCACCGCGTACCGCGCCGCGTTCCCTGGCGCCCCGACGGGAGAGATCTTCGGCCAGCTCGCCACCGACCTCATGCTGCGCGCACCCCTCACCCGCGTCGCACGAGCACGCACCGCGCCGACGTTCGTCTACGAGTTCGCGTGGCCGAGTCCGGTTCGCGAGCTCCGCGCCGCTCATGCTCTCGAACTGGGCTTCGTGTTCGATCGTCTCGGTGAGGCCGAGACCCAGCGCCTCGCGGGCAACGACGCACCGCAGGCGCTCGCAGACGAGATGCATGAGGCATGGATCTCGTTCATCAGGTCAGGCGACCCCGGATGGCCCGCCTACGGGCCCGAGCGCACGACCCGTCTCTTCGACGCCGAGACCTCGACGGTCGCGCAGCGTCGAACCGACGCGCTCGACCTTCTGGGCTGA
- a CDS encoding DUF1990 family protein, which produces MRLPRYERGLTRHPLRDVPNGMRGAQRSVAVPEYAQECVTALITSWEFKRRAGFEAPGDDPVAEQEGSLGKTVLGVHFAEPIRVVWADGHGFGYETRPGHPIYGEESFVLEDGRFTARSISRPSTLRWWLLAPVLRVIQRRVFRRYISSVESEIERCRQAESSR; this is translated from the coding sequence GTGAGGCTGCCGCGGTACGAGCGCGGCCTGACACGGCATCCGCTCCGCGACGTCCCGAACGGGATGCGCGGCGCCCAGCGTTCGGTGGCCGTGCCGGAGTATGCCCAGGAGTGCGTCACCGCGCTCATCACCTCATGGGAGTTCAAGAGGCGCGCCGGATTCGAGGCGCCCGGGGACGATCCCGTCGCCGAGCAGGAAGGCAGCCTCGGCAAGACCGTGCTCGGGGTGCATTTCGCCGAGCCGATCCGCGTGGTGTGGGCCGACGGGCACGGATTCGGCTACGAGACGCGCCCGGGGCACCCGATCTACGGCGAGGAATCGTTCGTTCTCGAAGACGGGCGGTTCACCGCGCGATCGATCTCGCGCCCGTCGACCCTGCGATGGTGGCTCCTGGCGCCGGTTCTCCGCGTCATACAGCGCAGGGTGTTCCGTCGCTACATTTCGAGCGTCGAGTCGGAGATCGAGCGCTGCAGACAGGCCGAGAGCTCGAGGTGA